Proteins from a genomic interval of Oncorhynchus nerka isolate Pitt River linkage group LG13, Oner_Uvic_2.0, whole genome shotgun sequence:
- the LOC135574623 gene encoding uncharacterized protein LOC135574623, translating into MASLSLSLGLLVLCTLALVHCDLYDGHVRVWGLSASNLKGDLLSQPDPYVKVWCGPAFGGMSSILQNQANPTWPGEFNFVDIIHKSVLKLEVWDDDAGPDHRLGTCTTTIRRGTHTETCHLKKGTVYYTYSYDYSH; encoded by the exons atggcctctctctctctgtccctgggacTGCTGGTGCTCTGCACCCTGGCTCTTGTACACTGTGACCTGTATGACGGCCACGTCAGGGTGTGGGGCCTTAGTGCTTCCAACCTGAAAGGAGACCTCCTCTCCCAGCCAGACCCCTACGTCAAG GTGTGGTGCGGCCCAGCCTTCGGTGGCATGAGCAGCATTCTGCAGAACCAGGCCAACCCCACCTGGCCCGGTGAGTTCAACTTCGTAGACATCATCCACAAGTCTGTCCTGAAGCTGGAG gtgtGGGATGATGACGCCGGACCAGATCACCGGCTGGGAACCTGCACAACCACCATCCGCCGAGGAACACACACTGAGACCTGCCACCTGAAGAAAGGCACCGTCTACTACACCTACAGCTACGACTACAGTCACTAG
- the LOC115117778 gene encoding perforin-1-like — protein sequence MASLSLSLGLLVLCTLALVHCDLDDSHVRVWGLSASNLKGDLLSQPDPYVKVWCGPAFGGMTSILTNQANPTWPGEFNFLDIIHKSVLKLEVWDQDAGPDNRLGTCTTTVYPGTHTETCHLKKGTVYYTYSYKKEQEQ from the exons atggcctctctctctctgtccctgggacTGCTGGTGCTATGCACCCTGGCTCTTGTACACTGTGACCTGGATGACAGCCATGTCAGGGTGTGGGGCCTTAGTGCCTCCAACCTGAAAGGAGACCTCCTCTCCCAGCCAGACCCCTACGTCAAG GTGTGGTGCGGCCCAGCCTTCGGTGGCATGACCAGCATTTTAACGAACCAGGCCAACCCCACCTGGCCCGGAGAATTCAACTTCCTAGACATCATCCACAAGTCTGTCCTGAAGCTGGAG GTGTGGGATCAGGACGCCGGGCCAGATAACCGCCTGGGAACCTGCACCACCACTGTCTACCCAGGAACACACACTGAGACCTGCCACCTGAAGAAAGGCACCGTCTACTACACCTACAGCTACAAGAAGGAACAGGAGCAATAG
- the LOC115117773 gene encoding perforin-1-like yields MSSSSLLWCLLVVCVLAVVQIYAAEERKVLKVFNLRASDLNSGLFQTPDAYVKVFMGSGYGGKTEVKNNNHDPWWKEDFNFFNAIENNPMRLEVYDSDVLFDDLLGTCERSIKIGTWQHQCFLKKGGSLYYSYTLEPLQ; encoded by the exons atgtcctcctcctctcttctgtggtGCCTGCTGGTGGTGTGTGTTCTGGCTGTGGTCCAGATCTATGCAGCAGAGGAACGTAAGGTCCTCAAGGTGTTCAACCTCAGAGCCAGCGACCTGAACAGCGGCTTGTTCCAGACCCCTGATGCCTACGTCAAG GTGTTTATGGGCTCCGGCTACGGCGGGAAAACAGAGGTAAAGAACAACAACCATGACCCCTGGTGGAAGGAGGACTTCAACTTCTTCAACGCCATTGAGAACAACCCCATGAGGCTGGAGGTGTACGACAGTGACGTGCTCTTCGACGACCTGCTGGGGACCTGCGAGCGCTCCATCAAGATTGGAACTTGGCAACATCAATGTTTCCTGAAGAAGGGAGGGAGCCTGTACTACTCCTACACCCTAGAGCCCCTACAGTAG